The Hippoglossus hippoglossus isolate fHipHip1 chromosome 19, fHipHip1.pri, whole genome shotgun sequence genome has a segment encoding these proteins:
- the LOC117752785 gene encoding integrin alpha-D-like codes for MAWIFAAAVFMSVLNTALCFNIDPVAWKSWDNSATGFGYQVVQRQSDVLISAPLEQYSQLGRGKIYKCTTTCRSLPFEAPEFAVNMSLGLTMTNDPISRNTMACGPTIPKDCKSITMYSGACFQIDQFDQFGSVVPPSSPECRAEADIAFLLDGSSSVDPGDFQTMKNFVKKLVRPFVGKDTQFAVVQFSYDVTVELNFRDFFSSGRWESEIDGIRQKYSTTNTASAIAYVVQNVFTSAGGSRPNVKKILIVITDGESTDRHNLPYAIRLAENAKIVRFAIGVGRAFSTTQAKKELDSIASSLSTNHVFRVESFDALDAITKNLQDKIFSIEGSQSTGETLKMEMAQAGFSVAYVPGGIQMGTVGANQWKGGYMEYTLSGQKLSSYEPLFMLQDSYLGYSMTTARTRQGQLTIVGAPRYQHRGLVMAVSGQINQKIDPFDWQFQTGGYFGAEVRAMDVNDDGYTDLILISAPMYKEADREGRVYVCGLAHLRVECHFESPLVLRGDESDQARFGSSLAVLPDLNADDLREVAVGAPLENGGQGSIYIFHGEGGSRVSSTYSQKIAASEVRQQLRFFGLSISDSSFDRSGDSLPDLAVGSKGTVVLLRSKPVVMVEATMSFNPNQVPTKNPNCQNPLENTAEICFTMTKLSTVSTAGAKINYTLTLDATRKVPNNRAYIKDKQREKTGSIEVDLQRPKCFPVKFFIQACPQDALNVLRNELRFTFDGIPSTTNLKPSLAQQAQTTTYHSLKFEINCGTDNKCVDNLKVDFNFNSSSELKVGIDELLDVTVSVENRDEDSYNSYVKLTYPAGLSYRKFTGLQGRIECNSLDSEDGLSRGTTTCTINNPIFKSDTEALFTVSYGIESNRRFDRKIFISANASSENQEHSTSSELYQMKWLDVKYSILVTIESSLSYNNFTFGKNDVLKPHKQSIVLTNNIRALNFTVVIKVPVKLGDKDIWVDSSSLQIPDCRREADEERTVTDFVAMIKENNVVDCSVARCGVFRCSRFMGRLESKKYKISANISSGWIEQIGLDSAKFLLTSTATLEYDTNQYIFFSTGSNNKPPIHKIEAEIEVYPQPDFTKEIVGGSLGGLALLALLTAGLYKAGFFNSKYKEMMNEAEEAAEPGANEAAATPEQ; via the exons ATGGCCTGGAtatttgctgctgcagtattcATGTCAG TGTTGAATACGGCTCTATGTTTCAATATCGACCCCGTGGCTTGGAAGTCCTGGGACAACAGTGCCACAGGGTTTGGCTACCAGGTGGTGCAAAGACAGTCAGA CGTGCTCATCAGCGCTCCCCTTGAACAGTATTCACAATTGGGAAGGGGGAAAATATACAAGTGCACTACAACCTGCAGAAGTCTGCCATTTGAAG CGCCAGAATTTGCAGTCAACATGTCCCTTGGTTTGACAATGACGAATGACCCCATCTCACGAAACACTATG GCATGTGGCCCAACCATCCCAAAGGATTGCAAAAGTATCACCATGTACAGCGGCGCATGCTTCCAGATCGACCAGTTTGATCAGTTTGGATCCGTGGTGCCGCCGTCCTCTCCAG AGTGCAGAGCCGAAGCAGATATTGCTTTTCTCTTGGATGGTTCAAGCAGCGTAGACCCTGGAGATTTTCAAACAATGAAGAATTTTGTGAAAAAGCTGGTACGCCCATTTGTGGGAAAAGATACACAG TTTGCTGTTGTCCAGTTCTCTTATGATGTCACTGTTGAATTGAACTTTCGTGACTTTTTCTCATCTGGACGATGGGAGTCGGAAATCGATGGAATAAGACAAAAATACAGCACAACTAACACAGCTAGTGCCATCGCATATGTGGT ccaaaatgttttcacatcagcagGAGGTTCTAGACCAAACGTGAAGAAGATCCTGATCGTCATTACTGATGGAGAATCTACTGACAGACATAACTTGCCATATGCAATACGCTTAGCTGAGAATGCAAAGATTGTTCGATTTGCTATTGGG GTGGGGAGAGCGTTCTCAACCACACAGGCGAAAAAGGAACTGGACTCTATTGCATCTTCGCTCTCGACAAATCACGTGTTTCGAGTAGAGAGCTTTGACGCACTTGATGCAATAACGAAGAATTTGCAGGACAAAATCTTCTCTATTGAGG GATCTCAGTCCACTGGAGAGACACTGAAAATGGAAATGGCTCAGGCGGGATTCAGTGTGGCTTATGTGCCAGgg GGAATTCAAATGGGCACTGTTGGCGCCAACCAGTGGAAAGGAGGCTACATGGAATACACATTATCAGGCCAGAAGCTGAGTTCATATGAGCCTTTGTTCATGTTACAAGACAGTTATCTGG GTTACTCCATGACTACCGCTAGAACCAGACAAGGCCAATTGACAATTGTTGGCGCTCCGAGATATCAACACAGAGGACTTGTGATGGCAGTTAGTGGACAGATCAATCAAAAGATTGATCCCTTTGACTGGCAG TTTCAGACTGGTGGATATTTTGGGGCAGAGGTTCGTGCCATGGATGTGAACGATGACGGATACACTGACCTAATCCTCATATCTGCCCCTATGTACAAGGAAGCTGATAGAGAGGGAAGAGTTTACGTTTGCGGTTTAGCTCATTTG AGGGTCGAGTGTCACTTCGAATCTCCGTTAGTGCTGAGAGGGGATGAGTCCGACCAGGCGAGGTTTGGCTCTTCTCTCGCTGTGCTGCCTGATCTCAACGCAGATGACCTCAGGGAGGTGGCAGTTGGTGCACCTCTGGAGAACGGTGGTCAAGGCAGCATCTACATATTCCACGGCGAAGGAGGAAGCAGAGTCAGTTCGACTTACTCACAG AAAATTGCTGCCTCTGAAGTCCGGCAACAACTTAGGTTCTTCGGTTTGTCAATCAGTGACTCGTCTTTTGACCGCAGTGGCGACAGTCTGCCTGACTTAGCAGTGGGGTCAAAGGGCACAGTTGTCTTACTCAG GTCAAAGCCTGTGGTAATGGTAGAGGCTACGATGTCGTTCAACCCAAACCAGGTCCCTACAAAAAACCCAAACTGCCAGAACCCACTGGAGAACACAGCTGAAATCTGTTTTACCATGACCAAACTTTCTACAGTTTCCACAG CTGGAGCAAAGATCAATTATACTTTAACACTGGATGCCACCCGCAAGGTCCCAAACAACAGAGCTTACATCAAGGACAAACAACGAGAGAAGACCGGGTCAATTGAAGTTGACTTACAAAGGCCAAAATGCTTCCCAGTGAAATTCTTTATTCAG GCTTGTCCTCAGGATGCTCTCAATGTACTTAGAAATGAGCTCAGATTCACCTTTGACGGTATTCCCTCTACTACAAACCTTAAACCAAGTCTGGCCCAGCAGGCTCAAACTACCACTTATCATTCT TTGAAATTTGAGATCAACTGTGGCACTGACAACAAGTGTGTAGATAACCTGAAAGTGGATTTCAACTTCAACAG ctcctcaGAGTTGAAGGTGGGCATTGATGAACTGTTGGACGTCACAGTATCAGTGGAGAACCGAGACGAAGACTCCTACAACAGCTACGTGAAACTTACGTACCCAGCTGGGCTCTCCTACAGGAAGTTCACAGGTTTGCAG GGAAGAATCGAGTGCAACTCCTTGGACAGTGAAGATGGCTTATCGCGAGGAACGACAACCTGCACTATTAACAACCCCATTTTCAAGAGCGACACTGAg GCTTTGTTCACCGTCTCCTATGGGATCGAAAGCAACAGACGATTTGACAGGAAGATTTTTATCTCTGCAAATGCTTCCAG TGAGAATCAGGAACATTCCACTTCAAGTGAACTTTACCAAATGAAATGGTTGGACGTGAAGTACAGCATTTTGGTCACGATTGAAag CTCCCTCAGCTACAACAACTTCACATTTGGAAAGAACGATGTGCTGAAACCTCACAAGCAGTCAATTGTG CTCACAAACAACATCAGGGCGCTGAACTTCACGGTGGTGATCAAGGTGCCTGTCAAGCTCGGCGATAAAGACATCTGGGTGGATTCGAGCAGTTTGCAG ATTCCAGACTGCCGAAGAGAAGCAGACGAAGAACGTACTGTCACAGACTTTGTTGCTATGATAAAGGAGAATAATGTAGTG GACTGCTCTGTAGCCAGGTGCggagtgttcaggtgcagtaggTTCATGGGAAGACTGgagagtaaaaagtacaaaatctCTGCCAACATCAGCTCAGGATGGATAGAGCAG attgGACTCGACTCTGCAAAATTCCTCTTGACCAGCACGGCTACTCTGGAGTACGACACAAACCAGTACATCTTCTTTTCTACGGGGTCTAATAACAAGCCTCCGATTCACAAG ATTGAAGCCGAGATAGAAGTGTATCCACAACCAGATTTCACCAAAGAAATCGTCGGGGGATCGCTGGGAGGGTTAGCTCTGCTGGCTCTACTCACTGCTGGCCTGTATAAG gCTGGATTTTTcaacagtaaatacaaagaaatgatgaatgaggcagaagaagcagcagaaccaGGGGctaatgaagctgcagccacaccAGAACAATAA